In the genome of Candoia aspera isolate rCanAsp1 chromosome 12, rCanAsp1.hap2, whole genome shotgun sequence, the window CTATATATAGTATCTACACAGGTTGAGGATGGGCCTTTGCAAAGGTGTTCGCTTTCAAAACTCACGGAGCCAAGCTGGAAAGGCTTGTGGATTCTGCTGGAGAGGAATAGAGGACGCGGGCCGCCCGGGTTCAGGCGAAAGACACATGAGGAAGTATCAGAGGGGCTTTGCGCATCAGAGGAGTGAGTGATTCTCTCGGGAGGCTGACTCGGTGTGGCTGAGTACTGAAAGGGGTCAATGGGGCTTTAAGGACTGGGAATAATTTAGTGCACGTATCACCCAGTTCAGTGCACGCGAGGCCTCGGTTCCAGGGCTAAGGGGCTGGCCCTACAAGATGCAAGCAACAGGGAGGACAGGCAGCACACCTCCAATCCAGAAACAAGAGGATGGAGTGCTGAACTGGGTGATAACGTACAagtctaatgcaaatattatagGGCAAATGCATGACTGTGGTCCCCCTTTACGCATGAGGCTTCCAGACTGGGGAGCAGCAGCAGAAGGCCGAAGTGctaagaaaaaacaacaaactcGTGCAGCAGTAACAAACTGAAACCTTACTGGCTGCTCTACATGGAAAACCTGGCGTCTCAAGCAAGGAACTTAATTCAAGCGTTTTTTGGGGGGTGTTTTATGATGTGTCTTGCAGATACCTTTGCATTCAAGCGGTAATGCTTGAACAAAGATTAGCAACATTTGATGGAAGGTGCTTCCCATTAAGTGGTTCTCCGCACACTCAGGGGCATGACTCAGCTCTGCAGACAGAAGAGCTGGCAagtgggggaagccagggaggaggagggcatttcaggaagaaagaagaaaatctttTGCGGCTCAGCCCCCGTGAGAGAATCACTCGCCAGAAGCTGACCCAGGAGGACACTCTGTAAGAGAAGCTCTTCAATACAGACCAAGGAAATCCCCCGGCAGGGGAAAAAGAAATGCTTTCATGTTTATGCTGTGCTGTTAGTTAGAACTCCCCTTGGATTAGGCTTTCTGGTTCTAATCCCCAAATTCCTTCAGACCGAGGATCAAGGTTTTTTTTGGCTCCAGGTGAGCTCAGCCCACTTTAAGCagaaaagatgagaaaaatcacaaaagCCCACACTCTGTATTTTGACCATCCTTCCACCTCAAACTAAATCCAGAGAAAATGGTTACTATAGCCCTATCATCCCCAAGCTAAATGAGTTATATACTTGTACCACCTAATCACCGAGCCGTACAATTATGGAGATGATAAACTATGCTCAAAAGCAAGCCCAGCACAACAGGCGTCAGTCTCCAGGGCACCTTTTAGATGGGTCAGGTGGCAACTCCCATAACCCTTTGTTTCAAATGACAAATCCCCACCATCTTCAGCCTGTACTGCCGGTGGCTGTATGGATTAGGAACACAAGAGCTGTCATTCAGGAAGGCTGATCTAGGGGAGGGTAACAGACAAGGAGGGCCACAGACCAAACAAAACATGTCATTCAAGTATCAAAtatcatcagaaaatattatccAGTTCATGCCGTCTTCTACCTGCCTTCCCATGTCGGTCTGCATGCTAGTGCAACCTGCATTCAGTAATAGAGGAGATACCTGAAAATAAATTCTGTGCTAAATCTGAAGTTCAAGAAATCTACGCAAACCTCTAAAATTTTCAAATACATACAACATTCTTTGTAGAACAAGCAGAGGTCTGACAAGGATTAGCCTCTCTTTCactgtatatattaaataaaaagaaacaactcCATGTTTATCTAGATATCTGTGTTTTGAAGGCCAGGATAAGGTAGTGGACTAAAGACCTAGAATTCAAATGAGGGCCTTCCGACAGTGGGACAAGGACTGAGCATGACGTCCATAGCCATCTACGGGAGCTTCCCCAGCCTAACGCTTTCCAAATGCCTGGCGCTGCAATTCCTGGGCCTTAGTGCCTGGGATTATAAAAACAGAAACTTCAGCACATCtgcaggttggagaagactgatgcAGAGACATAATTCAAAAGGACAAACCAAGGGAGGAAGCAAAAAGCGAAGGCAGTTTAAAGCACTTTGCATATTTCAAATGATTCATAAGtgataaattatataaaaatagcaGCTCCTGGCATTGATCTGTGTCTAGAGAAGTCCCCGTTTTACCCAGCTACCAACCACTTAATAACTCACCTAGAACAGGATCTTTCTGAGCGTATCGTGAGAGGGGGAAGAGAGGAATGGAATAAACTACTGAAGAATGCTCATCCCCCAATTTGGAGACTCCCAACTCCTCACTATGCAGGAACCAGGCTTCCCACATAAGAAtcaaccccacccccacctgccCAGTTCTGCCTACCATCTCTGTACATACCCAGCGATGGGGGGTGTGGGGATGGAGTACATCAGACCATCTGGAGTAAAAGATACTTAGACAatctggaaagagagagaagaacgtGTGTCGATATCCTTTTAGGAGTTACTCTCTTCCGCAGCACCACCcttagggaaagaaggaaagcgagGAGGACAGACATTTCTTCTTGCTATCAATGAAGGCATAGCCAAATCAAACAGAGGAACAGCCTCTGGGAATGAATAAAAAGCAGTGgtaaaaaaggtttttttaaaaaaaaaggaggggggagggacAGAAGAATACCTTAGCTTCTTGgttatcagttttttttttttttaggtggaaAAGAATTCGTCCCCTGCACATTCATAGGACAACCCAGCAAGGAAACCTAGCAAAAGAGTGCCACAACAGCACCACAGTGCAACAACCAACAAAGGGCAGGAGGCATTTGAGGGTTCACACCATGCAGTAAACGGGAGCGGCTGGGGTTGTCCACACAACTAGGAGAGGAGACGGGATGACTCCGGTCGCCTATTAAATGGGGCTTTCAGCCCTTGGAAAGTTGTGTTTCGGTAGTCAATGAGAAGTGGTGCTCTTCAGTGAGACTGAACTGGCTAAGGGGGAAGGGGCTGCCACGCTGCAGATCATTTAACAAGAGCAGCCATTCTCCGTTACAGGCTGCTCTGGTGGTTTCTCTAATTTGATGTCAATCACTGGAGAGAACAGGTTAAGGAAAAGCGTCTCTACGGTGGAAGAAcaagcagaaaaaggaagcatACAAAATCCAAGTAGATCTCTCTGATCCAACAAAGCTGGTCAAATGAGCTGGAAAGGCTCAGTTCTTGTCCTCCCCACTGGCCTTTGTCCTACCTGCTACCTGTAAAAACTCAAGGGAAGGGATGCAGATAATGAAAGCGGGACCTCTGATCCTCTGGAAAGACTAAGTTCTCAGCATGCCAGACTCAGCAGTCGGATGCTTTTTCTGGGTAGAGGTGAATAACAGCAGCAACCATCACTGTGAGAATATCAGGCCTTATAGAACCTACTTCCAGAAAGTGGCTTCTAAAGAGGTGAACTGGCCCAACTTCCAGAAACTAGCAGAAGCATGACGTTGGACCTTGTGCTACTTAACAACTTTTCAATGCTCCTTTGGACACATGCAAAATTGACAGGCCTGAAGGCTGAGACGGGAAGAAGCTTGACTTTAGCTATTTGCCTATAAGATCGTTGATGGTAGAAAAAGGGACCCCAATTAGAGATGTACTCTCTAAAAATGGCACGGCAGACAGACAAGGCTGGCAAGCACAGGACAAAGCTCCTGATCAGCACAATAAGGATACTGTCATCTTTGCTCTTCTCAGGAGCGTTGTCCATCCCAGGTAAGGCAGCAGCAACACGGCGGAAAAGCTGAAAGACAACACCCCAAAACTGGTGAATGCAGTGCCTGTGGTGGAATATGAAGCAACTTGAGAACAGACATGAAAAAAGAACTGAAACAATTCAAGGGGCACAGAGAGGAAAGCACTTCAGCAGTTAGTGTGAAGCATTTAAATCAGGAGTGAAATTGCACCTGCTCTTTTTAAAGATACTGAAAGTGAAACAGCATCAAAACTGGAAAAGTCCATCTTGTAGAAGACATCAGTACAAAGCAAAGTAGGTTCGTATTTGCTACAAAGAGGTCTCAAGCTGGATCCGAAAAGAGGCAGCCGGAAATCCCAAGGAGAGGCTCCTGCTGAAACCTGCAGTTAATTACCTGCTTCACATTGTAGCCCGTCTTTGCACTAGTCTCAATGAACATCACACTTAGTTCTTTGGCTCTCTGTTCGCCTTCTTCTGTAGTAATCTGCCTGAAGAGTAAGAAATGAGATTTTAAGACCGCCACAATCAGCCTGCCAACTAACAGTTTCCCAAGAAGGCTTCTGAAATTAGGTCAAGGGGCATATGATATTTGGCTGAAAGCTGTGGGCAAACTAAACTCATCAGATGTACAGTAACTGAAGCGTGTTTTTTGTTCATTTCTGTATCCCACCAAATCAAAGCTCCAAGGAACATATGCAAGCCAGTAGCGCTGGGTAAACCTACTTTTGTTTCCTGCAAGGGGCTGCATAAACAGGAAGGACAGCCTTGCATGCTTTAATAGCTTCTGAGTCCCATATTGCTTAAAAAGTTATCTTGCAGCTGTGTAGGAATTAACTACCTGTAAGCAAGTTCACCTGTAACAAGCTACAAATACCTAGTTTTATAgcaaatcctgttttattgttggGTTACATATTCTATTAAGTTCTTAGGTTCTTTATGAACCCTCTTCtacagaaatgaaaaggaaaataagccAAAGGTTGGGGATTCTGTTAGTGTTCTGGCTATCCTAATGCCTAGCAGCCAACATAGAGGTCTCAGAAGAGGTCTCTGTCAGTTGCTCTAACTCAACACCAGGTTTTCAGAGTTCCCTCAAACACAGCCAGGATGGGAGGCCAGACGTATCTtggaaaggggggtgggggtggtccaGAAGTGTTCCATATtctcatcaatatgcagatgatattcaACTGTTCTCCTTTCCTTTGGGTGTCTCCAAAGCTTGTGTGTGTGTCCAGAGAGTAAAGGTTTGGATGTTCTGAAACCAAATGCAGACAAGATTCTAGAACCTGGGTTTCAGGATTTTGGAGATTCTAGAAAGGATTGCACTCTTCCATATGGATCAAATTTGCAGCCTAGGGATCCCCCTGGATCCAGCACTCACATCCAGTTGTTGCAGCTTACTCAACCAGCACGAAGGTATTGTGTGTGGACCTTAGTGccattcctcttcttttttcaccTCTGACCCTTACTTATTTAGAGTGTGTTTACTTCATTCTTCAGCCAACAAGACTCTGAGGGAGCCTTACATGGATCAGCAATAAGTTTCTGCCAGCTTGTACAGTAATGCAAAATTCGTCACTCATAAGGAAAGCGataggaagagaagaaggggCCGAGGGAGAGAGACCGGCACTTGAAACTCCAGTTCTTGACCATCTGCGATCTCGATAGAAGCTTGATGGAATGGCTACAGCTGGGAGCTACAGTAGGGCAAAAGCCCTTGCTTCTTTTCCCTAAGCTCTGCTATCCCAGCTGTTCCTTGCTGCCTATCTTTTGTTTCTTATGTTAGTTTATAACTTGTCTCACCAAGTTCTTGAGTTCTGTTACGAGTGCGAAAGGAGAAATTTCTAATCGCAGTGCAGTAAAATCCTCATTATGTCATTGTGTGAGCTGCGCTTCTGGTCAATCTGTATTAGGTGGAGAAACCTCTGTTGCTCATGCAGAAATTCTCGCTCGCTGGAAGCCACTTAGCAATAAACTTACTTTTGTACCCCAGAATTGAGCCCAGAGACACAGAGGTTTGCACCCCAGACAGAGAGATTCCTAAAGTAATACATTCCTTTTTTGCCTGTACTCTGCTCATTATCATTAAAGAATGCAAAGTGTTGggttttttgttggtttgtttttaaataactgCCAGCCAACTGTTCTGGGATATTTGTCAGTCAAAGGACTTATTGCTACAAAGGTTCTGTTTGATGAATGTATTAAAAGAGTTACGGAAGTGTTTTGAGCTCCTTCTGAGGTTGCTTCAACGTTCACGGCACGTTATTTCACAATATAGGTACCGCCACAGAGCAAGTCAAATGAGTTTCTGATACTAGTAGACAAATCTGACAGGTCCCATTAAGAACGTGGGTCAAATGGTACAAGAGTGCGGTGGGGAATCCTATGGGTGATCTTGCAAGAAGTTGGGCCTGGGCCCAACTGAGTAAGACATTATCTAACCTCCTGAATACTTCAAATTGAGTTCAAAAGGCCACTGACAATCTGTAAAGGTGCTTCAATATGGTCATGTGTCCCACTCACCTGCTCACCTGTTGCAGTTTCCCTGCCATTTTTGCAGACTATGCATAGAGAACTACATTGTAATTACCCAACCTTAAGGTTACCAGAACAAGGCAATGAAGCCAGAAGAGGTACATGGTCTTTGCCAACCAAAGCCAATTAGTGTCAATGACAAGGGCCTTTTAACTTGGAgttaaatttaaagaaataaattcgTGCGTCTGTCTTCACTACAGGATCAACTCTACTACTGTTATGTCCTCTTCCAGTATTTAATTCTATTCTTTTgatgaaaatgacaaaaaaagaCTTCTCTGCAGGTTGGGTGGCAGATAATCTGTGGTCTTCCAGATACTGCTGATCTACACTCCCAACAGCCTCAAACTCATACTCAAGAGTGAGGGATGCTGGAATCGAGCAACTTCTGGACGAATAGTTTCCCCGTCTGCGCCTTGGCCCTTCCACGCACTAGCTAGGAATTTTTCCAGTAcatcccccatcccccaaaaGCATTCTCTTTTCAAACTCTACAGTTACCTTTTATCTGCAAGGTCAGTTTTATTGCCCACCAGCATGATGATGACATCACTTCCTCTTTCTGTTCGCACATCGTCGATCCATTTGGAGGTTTGTTGGAAGGAATTCAGATCTGCAAGGAAAAGGCAGCTCGATGCACTGCAGTCAGGCCAAGGAAGAGACTAAAGCATCAGGGGGTTCTTTGACCAGGGCAAGGGACTGGGGCCTTCTGTTTGCCAGCATAGCATCAATTGAGCGTGCCCACTGAACCTGCATGGATGATTCAGGACCTCTGGGCTCAGATTTCTCCTAGAGCAAAGCATTTCAgaacacaaagaaacaaatatctcACTCACTTGTGATGTCATAGACCACCACCGCAATAGTTGAGTCGCGTATGTAGCTGGGAATGAGGCTACGGAACCGCTCCTGGCCTGCCGTGTCCCAAAGCTGAAGTCGGACCTGCTGGTACCGGCCCAGGGAAGAAACAGAAAGACACAagacagaaggagaggaggaggaggaggaggaggaggaggaggaggaggaggaagaagaaaccgTCCTTTAGAGAAAAAGCAATGCATTAGAAGGAATTTTATAGAACTGCATAAATGTCTCACCAGAAAATGCAGTAGCTGCCATTAAAACACAGGAGACTTCCACAATCACAGAGCTACTGCTCTCTGCTGTCCAACAATTTCACTGCAAAAGCTCTCCATCAAGACAACTGAGAATACCAGTggcacaaattaaaattaatttcaggaTAAAGACTCCTTTACCTCTACATACTAGAAGGTAATGGGGGTGTATGAGAAAGACCTCTTTCAAGAAAGTCACAGTTTCCTTGAAAATCTATTTCCTTTGGGTTGAAAGTAACACTGCAAGATTGCGTATTTGATTTTCCATATGGCTACCACTAGAAATCTGACAGATTCATAGAGGTTAACCTTTCATTAGAAAGAGGAGCCAAAATTCTTATTTCTGAGCATGcagtggggaaaatgtttcttcCTGTAAAGTACACAATAGTGTACTGTGCAGTCCTGTGATAATGAAAGGAGCTAGACAAAGAAAATCCCCGCTTAGTCATAAAGTCTTctgagtgggaaaaaaaacatgagatAACCCCACACATGCCCAGCTTATTGGAGAAAGGTCAGGACACAACCTCAGTGAGAATATATGCTGTGTTAAAACCTAGACTCACAGCCACAGTAGCCGGGAGACTCAGAAATCAGAATGCTCGTGGGATAACAGTGTGCAATTTCGCTTAGTGTGTTCATTTCAACTAGAGAGACACCatgaataaaattatcctttctatttcatttttagcTGCGCTGTTGGCCTGGTCGACTTGAAAACTACTAGAGAAAAAAACCACCCAGCTGAATTTCAAGCAAGCACATTGCACTGTTTACGTCAGGTTAGGGTTAAAGCGGCCAATAAGGATTGAACTGCAAAGGACAAATACAGGTGAGAAAGAATAAGCCAGGCAGATACACATTCATCAAGGCAGGCCCCAAATCAAGGACTGTTGGTGTAACAATTTATCATGTTAATATAGTACTGGTACCCAAATGAATGCTTTTAAGAACAGTCCTGAACTTCAGCATCCCTTGCCaaaatgctgtttatttgttaaatttgtatATTGCCAGAATCACAAAACAGGCTCCCATCTAGTATATAATTACTAAAGACTATAATGGGAagggaaaaatgcaggaaaagaaaggatGTCTTTCTACATACTACACACTTGTTAGGTTTCTTTTTGCAATTGTCAAGTTACCATGGACTGCTCTAAAATCAGTTTTTGATGAAGAgggaataaaaatacataaacaaatgaaGTGGAGAATGTATAGAAAAAACATTAAGATACGTACAGAATTGTCAACAGCAGAGGAGTAAGAGAAAACAAACAGTTCAGCTCCTTCAAATAAAGCCAACCAAAATGTCAAGGCTAACTATTCCTGCACAATCCTTGGGAGAATACCTGTTTCTCCATCAGTGTGGAGATTGCAGCTATAAAACACAGTGATGGCCAAGGGATAGATAATTCTGTATATTCAAAAGCCGGTCAGGAACTAAATTAGAGGATTCTGCCTTCATCTCAGCACTTTGTTAGGGAGCCAGACATTTAAAGTGCTCTGATCAGAACTGGTATGTACCAGAGAAGAGGAATTCAGATTTTCCTGCCACAATAAGATATAGTTCCTTTGGGAGCGTTACAAAGTCAGTATTTCTAGAAGAGAAATGTTTGTCTCACTGTCACTTCagtactaaaaaaataaaagccaggGGAACCCTCTTAGTCGTGGCAACAAATTCTACCCAGCTGCCTCTCTCTGGGATGAACTGGTTACTTCCTGAGAACTAGAACCCAGTTCTCTCCTCAGTCAGAGCAAGGGGCTGGCCGAGCCTAATCCCCAGTACCTACTTGTCAGGTCAAAGACAATGATAGCCGCAGCAGAGTCCCGGATGTAGCTGGGAATGAGGCTGCGGAATCTCTCCTGGCCCGCTGTATCCCACAGCTGCAGCCTGATCTGGGAAAACAGAAAATGTGGGGCAAAGGGtgga includes:
- the LOC134504557 gene encoding ras-related protein Rab-6B-like isoform X2; protein product: MSAPGGAGGEFGNPLRKFKLVFLGEQSVGKTSLITRFMYDSFDNTYQATIGIDFLSKTMYLEDRTIRLQLWDTAGQERFRSLIPSYIRDSAAAIIVFDLTNLNSFQQTSKWIDDVRTERGSDVIIMLVGNKTDLADKRQITTEEGEQRAKELSVMFIETSAKTGYNVKQLFRRVAAALPGMDNAPEKSKDDMIDIKLEKPPEQPVTENGCSC
- the LOC134504557 gene encoding ras-related protein Rab-6B-like isoform X1, which produces MSAPGGAGGEFGNPLRKFKLVFLGEQSVGKTSLITRFMYDSFDNTYQATIGIDFLSKTMYLEDRTVRLQLWDTAGQERFRSLIPSYIRDSTIAVVVYDITNLNSFQQTSKWIDDVRTERGSDVIIMLVGNKTDLADKRQITTEEGEQRAKELSVMFIETSAKTGYNVKQLFRRVAAALPGMDNAPEKSKDDMIDIKLEKPPEQPVTENGCSC